The DNA window AATGGTTGTAACTGATCTCAGTGTTAAAGCTTACCAAGACCACCAGGTGGATGGTTGATGACATTAACCCCTAAACTCAATCCATTATGAACTCATTACTGAGCACAATCACTTTAGAGGGAAATTACCAACTCCAAAGGTAAAGCTGAAGCCTTCCTTTATAACCAGCAGCGGTTTCCATCAACAACTGTAAAAGGGCTCAATCGTTCTACAGACAGAGCAAGCATTTAAAACAAGCCATCTTTGTCTGAAAATTAAGTCaagcattttaaagttttttttctaaaattcaAGACACTtccatccacctggtccttggGTAAAATACACAGTTCAAAATGATAGCAAATATTTGGCCCAGAACCTGATACCCACTAAAGAAAGTCAACAAGCCAGGACTGCCTGCTGACAAGTACTTTTTAAAAGAAGTGTTTCAGGCAACCCTGGTGAATTTCCTTGAGGTGTTTCAGACCAAATGTGGCTCATTTCTGCAGAGTCCTGCACACAACAGCTGTCAGCTTTGCTGTGCACAACTTCATGGCAGGAAAGCGACTTTCATCTACTGACCAAAATAGCAGATGTGTGGAGAAGCCTAGAAATGAATTTTACCACTTTACAAACAAACTTTACAAAGATTTACCAGCAACTGGTGGGTGACTGGAATAACATCTCACCCTGAAACTGATTTGTAACAGTCTAAAGTGCTAACGGTCTTTGCAGCAGATTGACAGGTACTTCTTTGGGTGAATTAGGATGGATGCAGAAGCTCCAACAGGGCTCCAACCGCACCAAAGTAACCcttaaaatggcaaaaacaacaaaaaggcaGAAGGCGGCAGTTAGCAATCAACTAAAATTATATTTGTGATCTCTGATGGGAGTGAGGGGTAGATTTACTGACCTCATGGCGAAGGAAGAGTGCCTTGAGCTGACCTTTGGACCAGTAATCCATGGCATAAGCCAACAGCTTCATAGAGAGGGTGTTCACTCTTAGGAAGTTCCCAACAAACAACACTCTCTCGATGTTCtttacaagaaaaagaaaagaaaaaaaggaagaaagaaagaacagggATGAAAATAATTAAGGCATAAACAATCCAAGAGAGACACCAAAGTTTTAGAGTGACTGATACCACACTAGAAACTTTTTTTGGGGCTATAACTGCCACATTAAAAGAAGCAATCTGATTTTGTCCTACACTATTACCATAAAAAACAGCAGGCCGTGTTTAGGGAAATAATGTAACTCATTCATAGCTCGAGGAATGTAGACTGAAAAAGCAGTTTACCTCCTCTGCGCCTTCATAGCCCTGTACAATGCTGCTTGATCAAGACGGCACAAGGCAGCACCGTAAAGAGGCTGAAGGCAAAGAGGAAACAGACAGTAGGGACTGAATGTCTTCTCAAACCTTTTTATAACTGTGCATCTGGACACAGAAACCCTAATTCAGACAAACACCAAGCAAATGAGAAATTGTCAGCACATCCCCACAGGTCACCCTCCATTACTGTTTCTGTATACTAGACAGGGTATACATGCAGACACTTGCTCACTGCAGAGAACAATACCCATATTATTATTGTGGGTTTAAACTAGATGAAATAGGCAAGCTGAAGGCCCCAACTTGAACAGATGAATAATGCCTTGCAGCCTCTAAATGAATTCAGACACAGATGGCAGCATAtcaaacaccaacacacacacacacacacacacacacacacacacacacacacacacacacacacacacacacacttatgatCCCGTTATTATATCCCATCAATACTAACCTCATTGAGAGCGCACATTCTGGTGATAGAGCCGATGTTATTAGTGATGGTGACCAGCGTCGCCCTGGCCAGGTCCTCTTTAGAAACAgactctctcttttctttaaacATCATGTTGCCGAAACTGCCAAAGCAAGACAAAAATCTATGTTTGGAAAGTCTTTCCATTTTAGAAGCGGAACAATTATAATTCTgcctttgaggtacagcaatgcTGTCCTGGATTTAAATTCACACTCCTCACTCAAACATCCAGGACTGAGTGCTGAACATCTTATTAACAACGTCAAAGAGGACAGAATACTTGACAGTAAATTCGTTTTTAAGACCGATACGGCTAAATATTGAAAACTGCAATCAAATGTTAACAGCACAGTCCTGGTTCCTTGCATTACGTACATGTTATAAGCAGGGTTGTGACATAGAATcaacagaagcagcagctttaaaCCGCACCTTGAGGCCACAGCCCAGCCCGGCAGCCCGAACCGCTCGTAGTCTCCTCCGTAGATGTCTCTAACCAGCTTGTCCACACGGACGCTCTCCCCCTGAGAAGCCATCTCTAAGGCTTCCTCAAACGTAGAGCAGCCGGTCAGCAGGCAACACAGGCCAAGAAAGGTCCCACCACCGAGGCTGTGAACACACGCAGACTGACATGTACGGCACTCGCAattcaacatattttaaagtaaaacaaagccGTGCCAATGCACTGTGTGGGTTCTGAAATTACAAGCAATAGACATGCCTATGCATTACACATTTTAGAGCCTGCTAATTCAAATACATCAGTGCGTCTTCCTcagcacagagaacagagggCCATTATGCTGAGAGGGAAACAAGCATCCATGAGTCAACAGAGAAACCACACGATAAAAAACTAGTGGGCAGACTACAGAGAggatccccccccccacctAAAGTCAACATAAATTAAAATCTACAAACAAAACCCAGAGCCGACTAACCTTTTTTGTCCGCTCACAAACAGTTTGTAATGGAAGTGAAAGATAATGGACAACTTTAAAAAAGGCTGCTACTTTCACACAAAAGGTACAAGGGGGACAAAGACCACCCACTTGACTGTTAAGCACCTTCCTGACTCGCACGAACCTGGCACCATGTAGTGTCACGATATGTAATCTGTTACcctgttcttctgttttctttactCAGTTCACTTATACTAACAAAAATCGATTTAATGTCCTGTCCCAGTGCCAGGCAAagagttaaaaatgaattaaaaatttaaaaaggaagGGCAAACACATACTGACTAATCCACCCATTGTTTTCTCAGCTGTCTCTGTGCTTGTCATGGCTTTTTAGAGACAAGATCAACATCCACAGCTGCCTCGTTTCATCTAACCTGCAATTTCTAATTGTAACCCAAGATTATCAATGAAATTTAATACACAAATTGGTTTACAACACAACAGTATTACTTTTAAATTTCCTAAATTCAGGGTAGTGCAATTTCCCATTTCACTCTTACTCACATCCCAATAACACACAACTTGGTAAGTGTCTCAAGTGGCAGCTTGAGTCACCCAGCTCATCATTACCTGGTCCCAGTGACTCGTTTGTAGTTGTTCTCAGAGTAGACTGCCAGGATACTGACCCCAGACCCAATGTTGACCAGCAGCAGAGGATAAGGATTCTCCAGTGTACAGGGCTTCTGGATGCAGTGGTCTGGGTCTGCAGGATTTTCAAAGTAGTAGCACTCTGATGGGCCGCTAGACATCACCGAGTCGAGGTACAGCACCCCCCGAATCAAACAGTCCAGCTCATCCAGCTTGTGAAGCTCCAGGtcagccatctttttttttccccccaaaggAGAGAAACAAGAGCAGAGATAACGTCATCACAAAGGGGATGTGGTCTGGAGAATAGCAAGGCAGGAAACTGGAGGATGGGGGAATCATGGGGGGAGATCACAAAGcaggatgttttattttatttatatatatatatatatatatatatatatatatatatatatatatatatatatatatataaaaataatctcttaactaaaaacaaacaaacaaaaaaccccccaaaaaaacagtttttccatCAAGTCATAGAAACgtgaaaaggcaaaaacaatGCTACAATTCATGGCTCATCTCACTGTCTTCACAGGTCCAAGACAAGTACTTAATGCTTTAAGAACTGTCAGTCAGGCTCTGCTATTATATGCCATTTATTGTGTGTCAGCTGTCTCCTATAGACTGCCCTTGTCCACCTCTACCTTTCTGCAGGTGTCTCTGGAGCAGCATGTTCTTGGTCTATAGTTACCGAATGTTTCTACTGCATGTCGTCACGTGTTTCTGTGCTCATCTCGTTTGTCTACGCTTCCCCCTCATCCCCTGAAAGCTCGAGGGAAATGGCTGCCTTTATTCCCATTTACATTCACTGCCTGTAAAAGCTAAACAAACACAGCCCAACAGCAGACCCACCATACGGAAATCAGACTCAAACTTGTATGCCCCCCCTCCGGTGGCACAGAGGGTGGTGTGAAGGCTGGAGAAGTGCTTGTTGCGACCCATCTGCAGGAAGGCCGGGAGGTCGTGCGTGGGGAAGCGAATAAAGTGCAGGTTGCCCTTCCTGCCGCACAGCGTCAGGTCCTGCAGTTCCAGGTGAACGTCCCTGATGCCAGTTTTACCATAGGCGGTGTTGGAGGTTAGGTAGCGCCGGATGCTCTTCAGATTCTCCAcctcttcctgctcctcctctgctgtGATGTCTTTGGGCTCGAAGTACACAAGCTTCACCAGAGTGCCTCCGATGTCCATCCCAAACCAGGGGAATGCTGCAATATGTGGGATAATATACGCAAAAAGACGTTcactgtcatttaaaaataaaattaatgcaCTCTGACTaaaaataatacacacacatatccaaataaaaaatatttatggtaAAGGGCACAAATAAAGGTGCTATCTCAGTGTTCACCCTGATGATGGCAAGCCGCTTCATCCCTAGATGCAACGGTACAGAGTGTACCGCTAACGCCATCTTGTTGCAAAAAAGATTCAGGCTATTTACTGCCACTACAGCTCACCAACAATAAATACATCGATGCCGAATTACTCATCTGTTTTCGCATTACCCCAGCACACTGGAAAGCCAAtccaattatatatatatattttttttatttacgtGACCAATTGCAGGATTTTCTTGCCAAACCTAGGTTATCAGCAGTTACCGTCTTTAATGGGGAACGCCTCTGATTTTTGTAGACGTACAGCAGCCCCTTTCCCAGTAAATACACTAAGCCCATGCTGCCAACATTAACACATACGCGGCCTCGTTTTCTTCACAGAGTCGTGCCGCTGCCTCGGCGCCGAGTGGGAAGTCCGCCGCTCGGATGTGGCTCTTCCTGCGGTAGTGGCAGTCTCATTGTTGGGCTCGTTTCGTAAATAACCGGGCATCTCCTTTTCGGACCGCGGCTGCTTCGAGGGCGTTTCGTCTTCGTCAATAATGTCATCGTCGTCGCGTTGGTGGCCATTGAACGCCATTGAAATGAGTAATTAGCTACATATAGGCTGTATG is part of the Archocentrus centrarchus isolate MPI-CPG fArcCen1 chromosome 22, fArcCen1, whole genome shotgun sequence genome and encodes:
- the pank2 gene encoding pantothenate kinase 2, mitochondrial; the encoded protein is MAFNGHQRDDDDIIDEDETPSKQPRSEKEMPGYLRNEPNNETATTAGRATSERRTSHSAPRQRHDSVKKTRPPFPWFGMDIGGTLVKLVYFEPKDITAEEEQEEVENLKSIRRYLTSNTAYGKTGIRDVHLELQDLTLCGRKGNLHFIRFPTHDLPAFLQMGRNKHFSSLHTTLCATGGGAYKFESDFRMMADLELHKLDELDCLIRGVLYLDSVMSSGPSECYYFENPADPDHCIQKPCTLENPYPLLLVNIGSGVSILAVYSENNYKRVTGTSLGGGTFLGLCCLLTGCSTFEEALEMASQGESVRVDKLVRDIYGGDYERFGLPGWAVASSFGNMMFKEKRESVSKEDLARATLVTITNNIGSITRMCALNENIERVLFVGNFLRVNTLSMKLLAYAMDYWSKGQLKALFLRHEGYFGAVGALLELLHPS